From a region of the Triticum aestivum cultivar Chinese Spring chromosome 7D, IWGSC CS RefSeq v2.1, whole genome shotgun sequence genome:
- the LOC123166592 gene encoding cytochrome P450 93G2-like, translated as MTADEVETWVRAMESVGVIADSAAPLLLAAVVAVFLAGTLVRRHGGHAKNGRLPPSPVALPLIGHLHLIREPPHRAFHRILARHGPLVHLRLGPSTHCVVVGSADAARDVLKFEGSIPERPQTAVTRQLAYGASGFAFAPYGPHWRFMKRLCMSELLGPRTIDLLRPVRAAELAGVMGAAAAAAASREALDVSGQLIRLSNNAMMRMVASALPGDMADLARDCAKQVAELVGAFNLEDYVALFRGWDLQGLSRRTRGVHARFDALLESIIRAKEKQRRDGADGGKTKDLLDILMDAAADPAAEVKLTRDNIKAFVLDIFTAGSDTTATTVEWMLAELLTHPDCMRKLRAELDAVVGRSRVVGEPDVAQMPYLQAVLKETLRLRPPAVIAHREAVEPIRVRGYTIPAGTSVFFNIYSIGRDAAWWEDPLEFRPERFMPGGAGEGVDPKGQHPQLMPFGSGRRACPGMGMALLAVPAFLAALVQCFDWEVPAPPLDMEEGEGLVIPRKQPLLLRPTLRLGHLPLP; from the exons ATGACCGCGGACGAGGTAGAGACGTGGGTGCGTGCCATGGAGTCAGTGGGAGTGATCGCCGACAGTGCAGCGCCTCTGCTCCTCGCGGCCGTCGTCGCCGTCTTCCTCGCCGGTACGCTGGTCAGGAGGCATGGCGGGCATGCCAAGAACGGCCGCCTCCCCCCGAGCCCCGTGGCGCTGCCGCTGATCGGCCACCTCCACCTGATCCGCGAGCCCCCGCACCGCGCCTTCCACCGCATCCTCGCCCGCCACGGCCCGCTCGTCCACCTCCGCCTCGGCCCCTCCACGCACTGCGTCGTCGTTGGCTCCGCCGACGCCGCCCGCGACGTGCTCAAGTTCGAGGGCAGCATCCCGGAGCGCCCCCAGACGGCCGTCACGCGGCAGCTCGCCTACGGCGCCTCCGGCTTCGCCTTCGCGCCCTACGGCCCGCACTGGCGCTTCATGAAGCGCCTCTGCATGTCGGAGCTGCTCGGCCCGCGCACCATCGACCTGCTCCGCCCTGTCCGcgccgccgagctcgccggcgtcatgggggcggccgccgcggcggCCGCGAGCCGCGAGGCGCTGGACGTGAGCGGGCAGCTCATCCGGCTGTCCAACAACGCCATGATGCGGATGGTCGCCAGCGCGCTGCCCGGCGACATGGCCGACCTGGCCCGCGACTGCGCCAAGCAGGTGGCGGAGCTGGTCGGCGCCTTCAACCTCGAGGACTACGTGGCGCTGTTCCGCGGCTGGGACCTGCAGGGGCTGTCCCGGCGGACGCGCGGCGTGCACGCCCGGTTCGACGCGCTGCTCGAGTCCATCATCCGGGCCAAGGAGAAGCAGCGGCGCGACGGGGCCGACGGGGGCAAGACCAAGGACCTGCTCGACATCCTCATGGACGCCGCCGCGGACCCGGCCGCCGAGGTCAAGCTCACCCGGGACAACATCAAGGCGTTCGTCCTC GACATCTTCACGGCCGGGTCGGacacgacggcgacgaccgtggagTGGATGCTGGCGGAGCTGCTGACCCACCCGGACTGCATGCGGAAGCTGCGGGCGGAGCTGGACGCCGTGGTGGGGAGGTCCCGGGTGGTGGGCGAGCCGGACGTGGCGCAGATGCCGTACCTGCAGGCGGTGCTCAAGGAGACGCTGCGGCTGCGGCCGCCGGCGGTGATCGCGCACCGGGAGGCGGTGGAGCCGATCCGCGTGCGCGGGTACACCATCCCGGCCGGGAcgtccgtcttcttcaacatctacTCCATCGGGCGCGACGCGGCGTGGTGGGAGGACCCGCTGGAGTTCCGGCCGGAGCGGTTCATGCCGGGCGGGGCCGGCGAGGGCGTGGACCCCAAGGGGCAGCACCCGCAGCTGATGCCGTTCGGGAGCGGCCGGCGCGCGTGCCCCGGCATGGGCATGGCCCTGCTGGCCGTGCCGGCGTTCCTGGCGGCCCTGGTGCAGTGCTTCGACTGGGAGGTGCCCGCCCCGCCGCTGGACATGGAGGAGGGCGAGGGGCTCGTCATCCCGAGGAAGCAGCCGCTGCTGCTCCGGCCGACGCTCCGCCTCGGCCATCTGCCCCTGCCCTAG
- the LOC123164609 gene encoding protein FAR1-RELATED SEQUENCE 6 encodes MEEEGYSTESSNEGDVQEDGDKEKTLAEGDVLKPVDMDPEWIPKVGMVFDSEEDAFQFYVAYGRRFGFGITRRSNNTFDGFRYRSTFICSKGGQSRLRSGVTRPARKRGTKTGCKAKIIVKDAHFQNRWEVIVLELEHNHPLDPGSIKYKKHLESIPFSLNPPRLSEAPQSSSVVGHSSSFGDSGIPSSAQIEIKTKIDRNRKLKLAEGDLEALVSFFNDMQDRNPCFFHSLDMNEQGQLRNVFWADAKSRSSYNYFGDVVAINVTNFSDQYDIQFVSFVGTNHHAQPLLLGCGLLAGRSLGAYVWLFDKWLRCMNATPPPSIITNYCHDVAIAVKKVFPNSRHRFCLWHILNELPEKLAGMEKKDEVISTFSTLAYDSVTTLDFDKEWQEMAHQFQLEGNEWLSKLYEVRAQWAPAYVKDFFWAGMSVTDRSDSATDYFDGWLTSGTSVKMFVEQYEAAVRTKLEKETYEDLQSSQMRPHLMTGLPVEEQAAKMYTMEIFQTFLNELGRSFHCNYSILDRSDSVVTYIVSEHVNQTKVDYKVAYDNAEDDIWCFCRLFQFKGILCRHALTVLRQELVPMIPSKYIIHRWCKDCKLTCSSMSRDVSLSTQELGGYDDLYKLGHQYFAEVVELGSVNSESKDYALSVMREIRDKVISYEKSLRDQRVDSQVSTANFAYNPVNEDFTDDALPISLSTKGWDLIQGQSKRSRKKKLTTPTVLDTLKKKTKRAYNKRRNATANNLCTTVTATDSITESANVQEDQVNEGWPLTSSGAPDTFPYGVETISFDLTQYNNAPSFHWPESSSRSQLQ; translated from the exons ATGGAAGAGGAAGGCTATAGCACCGAATCATCCAATGAAGGAGACGTGCAAGAAGATGGTGACAAGGAGAAAACCCTTGCTGAGGGCGATGTCTTGAAGCCGGTTGATATGGATCCAGAATGGATACCTAAAGTAGGGATGGTATTCGACTCAGAGGAAGACGCCTTTCAGTTCTATGTCGCATATGGGCGCCGCTTTGGTTTTGGTATCACAAGGAGATCTAACAACACCTTTGATGGTTTCCGCTATCGCTCTACCTTCATATGCTCTAAAGGAGGGCAATCTAGGCTGAGATCTGGTGTCACAAGGCCTGCAAGAAAGCGAGGCACAAAGACTGGCTGCAAGGCTAAGATCATTGTCAAGGACGCCCATTTTCAGAATCGCTGGGAAGTTATTGTTCTCGAGTTGGAGCATAACCATCCACTGGATCCCGGTTCGATTAAATATAAGAAGCATTTAGAGAGCATCCCTTTCTCTCTAAATCCACCTCGTTTGTCTGAGGCGCCACAGAGTAGCTCAGTTGTTGGACATTCTAGTAGTTTTGGAGATAGTGGCATACCTTCGTCTGCCCAGATTGAAATCAAGACCAAGATAGACAGAAATAGGAAACTGAAGCTTGCTGAAGGAGATTTAGAGGCATTAGTGAGTTTTTTCAACGACATGCAAGACCGAAACCcgtgtttctttcacagtttggaCATGAATGAGCAAGGACAGCTAAGGAATGTCTTCTGGGCCGATGCCAAATCACGTAGTTCTTACAATTACTTTGGTGATGTGGTTGCTATTAATGTCACAAACTTCAGTGATCAGTATGATATACAGTTTGTGTCATTTGTGGGCACTAACCACCACGCTCAACCACTGTTACTAGGGTGTGGTTTGCTTGCTGGTAGATCTCTTGGAGCTTACGTGTGGCTTTTTGATAAATGGTTAAGATGCATGAATGCCACGCCACCACCTTCAATAATTACCAACTATTGTCATGATGTTGCAATAGCTGTTAAAAAGGTTTTCCCCAATTCACGGCACCGCTTTTGCCTTTGGCACATTTTAAATGAGCTTCCTGAGAAGTTGGCCGGAATGGAAAAGAAGGATGAAGTGATTTCTACTTTCAGCACATTGGCCTATGACTCAGTTACTACTCTTGATTTTGACAAAGAGTGGCAAGAAATGGCACATCAATTTCAGTTGGAGGGAAATGAATGGCTGTCCAAATTATACGAGGTCAGGGCGCAGTGGGCTCCTGCTTATGTGAAGGATTTTTTTTGGGCGGGAATGTCCGTCACAGACAGAAGTGACAGTGCAACCGACTATTTTGATGGGTGGTTGACGTCTGGTACGTCTGTGAAAATGTTTGTTGAGCAGTATGAGGCAGCTGTTAGAACTAAGTTAGAAAAGGAAACCTATGAGGATTTGCAATCGTCTCAGATGAGGCCACACTTGATGACTGGATTGCCTGTTGAGGAGCAAGCAGCAAAGATGTACACAATGGAGATATTTCAAACTTTCTTGAATGAATTAGGGCGTTCATTTCACTGCAACTATAGTATACTTGATCGGAGTGATTCAGTAGTTACATACATAGTATCAGAGCATGTAAATCAAACAAAGGTGGACTACAAAGTTGCTTATGACAATGCTGAAGATGATATATGGTGCTTCTGCCGCTTGTTTCAATTTAAAGGTATATTGTGCAGACATGCTCTCACTGTACTGAGGCAGGAGCTTGTACCGATGATTCCATCAAAATACATCATTCATCGCTGGTGCAAGGATTGTAAACTAACTTGTTCTTCCATGTCCCGGGACGTCTCATTAAGTACTCAGGAATTGGGAGGTTATGATGATCTCTACAAACTAGGCCACCAATACTTTGCAGAAGTTGTGGAACTGGGTTCTGTGAACTCAGAATCAAAAGATTATGCTTTGTCAGTCATGAGGGAGATCAGGGATAAAGTGATTTCTTATGAGAAGTCATTGAGAGATCAAAGGGTTGACAGCCAAGTTTCAACTGCCAACTTTGCATATAATCCAGTGAATGAGGATTTCACTGATGATGCATTACCCATTTCTCTTAGTACGAAGGGCTGGGATCTCATTCAAGGTCAGTCAAAACGTTCTCGCAAGAAGAAACTGACGACACCAACAGTTCTTGATACCCTGAAAAAGAAAACTAAAAGGGCCTATAACAAGAGGAGGAATGCCACTGCGAACAACCTATGCACAACGGTCACCGCAACTGACAGCATAACAGAAAGCGCAAAT GTTCAGGAAGATCAAGTAAATGAGGGATGGCCATTAACATCTAGTGGTGCACCAGATACCTTCCCATACGGA GTGGAGACCATATCTTTCGATTTGACACAATACAACAATGCGCCAAGCTTCCATTGGCCTGAAAGCAGCAGCAGATCTCAGCTTCAGTGA